A stretch of DNA from Paenibacillus albus:
TAGCAATCATAGAAGGAGCCTTAACGATTATGGCCAACGAATCCAAGAAAAATAAACAAATTGCCAATATATCACTCGGCATCATGGCAGCCGGCTTCGCAGCGACGATTCCGTTCAAGGACGGCGCGCTCGGGCTGCTTCATGTCGGCTTCGAAGCGGGCGTCATCGGCGGCTTGGCGGACTGGTTCGCCGTAACGGCGCTGTTCCGCCATCCGCTTGGCATTCCGATTCCGCATACGGCGCTGCTGCCGCGCAACCGGAAGAAGATGTCGGACGGCATCGTCCGCGTCCTTGAAGATCGGCTGCTCGCCAAAGAGAGCATGATCGAGAAGCTGAATCAGCTCGATCTCGCCGCACAGCTGCTCCCGCCGATCCGCCATGCGCTGCACTCGGCGGTGCACAGCGAGCGGCTGCCGCAGCTGCTCGAGAGCGCTCTTCGCAGCATTCCGGCAGACAAGGTCGTGCCGCTGCTGTCGGGCGAGATCCGCTCTGCCGCAGCGCGCATCGACCTTGAAGCGCTGCTGCGCAGCTTCCTGCACCGTGCCGCCGAGAACGGCACCGACGAGCGGCTGCTCGATCTGCTGCTCGAACGCGTCGAAGTGTGGGCCGGCACGGAAGGGATGCGCCGCGAGCTGGGCAATTCCGCGATGCAGCTTGTGAAAGGGCTGAACCTCGGCGGCCTCATGCAGTTTGCCGTCAACGCCTTTATCGGCTATCTGGATGAAGATCGGCTCGGCACGATGCTGCAGACGTTCATCCTGAACAAGATCCACGAGCTGAAGGTGCCGGATACGCAGCGGCGTATCGCGATTATGCAGCACCTGCACAGCGGTCTTGAGGCGCTTATCACGCGCTTGGCCGAGACCGGTCAGCTGGATCAGCTTCGCGATGAGCTGCTGAATGCTTTTGACCTGGAAGGTGAGCTTACTCGTCTCTTCGAATCGCTTCGCGAGAAAGGCGTTGCGTTCGTGCACGACGAGTCGTTCGCAGAACGCGTATGGCCGCTGCTCTCCCAGCTGGCGGACCGTTTCGAAGCGAACCATGAGCTTGTAGCAGATGCCGAGAGCTGGCTCAAGGGCCAGATCGTGCAGCTTATTGAACGCAACCACACAAGGATCGGGTCTTTCGTGCAGGAAAACCTCGATCGGCTCGACAACGACCAGCTTGTGGAGTTAATTGAAGATAAAGTCGGCCAGGATTTGCAATGGATTCGTGTGAATGGCGCGGTTTGCGGCTTCCTGATCGGACTTGTGCTGAAGTCGATTGAGCTGGCGGTCGGCGTATTTTGATCGAATCTGCTCCAGCCCCTGTCAAATATCAGCTAATTGTGAGAAACCGCGATATAGTGAGGTAGACAGAGGATGCTGGAGCAGTGCTTTGTTGTAAGCGTTATATCCACCTAACTTGGCAGGAAACGAGAGTGCATTCTCTTCGGCATTCCTTTACAAAGAGGGGCTTAGGGGCGTAACATGAAGCAAGCTAAATGAAACGCTGAATTTCTTGTCTTAAGAAATCGGGGGAACCACTAGTAATGGCAAGCAGGCGGTAAGCAAGACTCACCGTCGCGGTCATTGGGGTGAATCTTGAAGAAAGGCAGGCCGCGCGCGGCTTTGCAGCTCTTCAGGTAGGGCGACTCTCACGCCCGAATCCGGCAGCTAACCTCGTAAGCGTAATCGAGAGAGGCGACGAATGATCGTGCATATAGACACTTTTATGATAACTTGTGCCTAGAAGCCGCGAGAGGCGTTCCTCTTCTTTAAGAGGCAGTCCACCCGTACAGGCTTCTTTTTTATGCGCTTTATCGAATTTATTCGTTTTTTACTCCATCGCAATAGAATCATTAAGTTTGGGAAAGTTTAGTTTATAGGTGTAGGAAGGAAGGCGAAGTTTGTTATGGCTGGTTACCGCCGTAAAACCCCTGAAGAATTGCTATTATCCATCTCCAAAATTCATCGCGGACGTCTTAAAGTGTATATTGGTGCTGTTAGCGGTTCTGGTAAAACCTATCACATGCTGCGCGAGGGACAATCGCTGAAGCAGCAGGGGATTGAGGTTGCCGTCTGCGCGGTATCGACGATGCGCCGTCCGGAAACGGTCGAGCAGCTCGCAGATTTGGAGCGGATTCCGAGCATTCATTGGTATAAAGGCGTTGAAGAAAAGAAGGATCTTAACCTTGACGTAATTCTGGAACGCAATCCGGAAGTGCTGCTCGTTGACGGGCTGGCGCATGATAATCGGCCGGATGCGAAGTTCAAGACGCGTCTTGAAGATATTACTTTTTTACTCAGCCATGGCATCAGCGTCATTACAACTGTCAATGTATACGAACTGAACGGCGTTACTGAGGTTGCTCAGAAGCTGACAGGCATTGAAGCGGAATGTACCGTCTCAGCCGAAGCACTTGAGCTTGCCGACGAGGTACGCCTCATTGACGTGTCGCCAGAAACGATTTTGAACCGCCTGAATGATGGGCTATGCAATATTAAAGACCCCGGCGTGCTTAAGCGCGGTAACCTCGGGAAGCTTCGGGAGCTGTCACTGCGGCTGATGGCGGAAGGCGTAAACGAATCGCTGGAGAAATACCGCGAGGAGCAGGGCTTCATCGGTCCATCCGGCGCGGCAGAGCGTATTCTTGTCGCTGCGCAGTATCATTGGAACGGCTCGATCTACATCCGCCGCGGCCAGCAAATTGCAAAGCGTCTTGGCGGGGACCTGCAGGTCGTCGTCTTCAACGATTCGAGTCAGGAGCCTACGAAGGAACGCGAAGCGTTCAAGCGGTCCATCCTAAAGCTGACGGAGAAGGTAGACGCGGGCTTCCGCGAAATATCGGTAGGCAATCGCAGGCAGGTTCCGCCTGCGCTCATTAAATATGCAATGCTCATTAATGCGACTCGTATCGTTATGGGACATTCGAAGCAGACGAGGGCGCAGGAATTCCGTCAGGGCTCCATCGCAGCTTCCGTACTGAAGCAAGTGCGGAACATCGACCTGTTCTTTATGGCGGACCGCGCGGAGCACGAAGGCGAGCGGGTATTGCCGGCGAAGCGTTCGGTGCCGCAGCAAGTTTCGCAATCGGAGCCGTACCGCAGACTAAGCGCGCAAGAGGTCGAGAAGAAGATTGAGCGCATTCGCCGCGGTACATTCAAGGTGTACATTGGCGCGGCGCCAGGCGCGGGCAAGTCGTATATGATGCTGCGCGAAGGCAACGATCTGCTGCGCAAAGAGATCGACGTCGTCATCGGCCTCATGGAAGCGCATGACCGCACAGAGACGCTGCAGCAAGCAGGCAAGCTCGAGATCGTGCCGCGCAAAGTGATTGATGCCGAGAAGGGCATTACGGAGATGGATGTCGAGGCTATTATTGCCCGCAATCCGGAAGTTGTGCTGATCGACGAGCTGCCGCATACGAATGCTCCTGGCAGCCGCAATGCGAAGCGTTATGAAGATGTGGAGCAAATTCTCGAAGCGGGCATTTCCGTTATCGCAACGTTTAATGTACAGCATCTCGAGAGCTTGAAGGATTCGGTTGAGCAAATTACCGGAACGACAATCGCCGAGACTGTACCTGACAGCATTCTGCGGCTGGCCGATGAGGTCGAGCTGATCGACGTTACGCCGATTACGCTGCAGCAGCGGATGCGGGATGGCCTTATTTATAAGAAGGATGACGTGGAGCAAGCGATGACTGGCCTGTTCAAGACAGGTAATCTGATTGCACTGCGTGAGCTTGCGCTGCGTGAAATTGCCGATGACGTCGATGAGAGACTGGAATCGTGGGAGCGTAACGGTTCGCTTCGGGGACCTTGGCGCCGCCAGGAATCGATCTTCATTGCGGTGACAATTGGAGAAACGGCAGAGCGGCTGATCCGCCGCGGCTTCCGGATTGCACATCGCCTGAAAGCGGCATGGCATGTCCATTACGTGCAGGCGAGTGACGAGCGCGGTCCTGCGATTGATAAGCGGATCGAGGTGCTGCAGGAGCTGACAGCAAGACTCGGCGGTACGTTCGAGGTGGAGCAAGCGGCTTCCAAGAACGCCATACCTCATGCGCTGCTGGCAAAAGCAAACGAGCTGAAGAGCACCCAGATCGTCCTTGGCCAATCGAGAAGAAGCATCTGGAGCAAGCTGATGCACCGACCTGTTGTAGAGACTGTACTGCGTGAAGGGCGTCATATGGATGTCCTCGTCGTAGCTGACTTTAACCCGAATATCGCGCTTGGTGAAGAATAGAAAAATCATGGCATGGCAATCATTTCACCAAGTGCGTTTCATGATATTGGCATGCACAATGCCAAAATGTGAGAAAACTTCACTTCTTTAAAAAATTAAATTGAAACAGTGTCTAATTCTTGATAAAATCTTCATTAGTTTAGCAATCAGCATAGGGGGACATCGATATGAAGAAGTGGTTGGCGTCAGCTATCATTACATTAATGGCTGTTGTAATCGTAACAGGCTGCGGTGCGAAGAATAATGACAACACAGGCAGTGAAGCAAGCGGCAATAACAGCAGTAACGCAGGCGATACTAAAACATACAAGTTTGCGACAGATGCAAGCTATGCACCGATGGAATTTATGGACAAGGACGAACTGAAAGGCTTCGACATCGAGTTTTTGGACGCGGTTATGAAGCAAGCTGGTCTGAAGTACGAAGTTGCAAACACAGGCTGGGATGCAATGCTTGAGAGCGTAAAGCAAGGTACAGAATACCAAGGCGGCGTATCTAGCGTATCCATTACAGACGATCGTAAACAAACGTACGACTATTCTATGCCGTATTTTGAGTCGCGCAACGTGATCATGGTTAAAGAAGGCAGCGAAATCAAGAGCGCAACAGACTTGAAGGGCAAGAAAGTTGCCGTTCAAACGGGCACGACAGCTGATATTCTCATGACGAAGATTATGGGCAATGGCAACACAGATTTGAAGAAGTTCGACAGCAACGCTGTAGCTTTGATGGAGCTTGATCAAGGCGGCGCGGACGCAGTTGTTGCGGATATCGCAATCGTTAAGTATTACATTCAGACGAACCCGAACAAAAAGTATGTCAGCATTGAAGATACAACGAACTTCGCTCCTGAGTACTATGGTCTTCTATTCCCGAAAGGCAGCGATCTAGCGGCGAAAGTTGACCCTGCTATTAAAGCCATCATTGATAACGGAACGTATACAGAGCTTTATAAGAAATGGTTCGGCGAAGAGCCGAATACAGATCACTTGTTGAACGCGAAGTAATGGATTTGCTGAAGGCATGCGTTGTAACGCATGCCTTTTTGGTTGACCATTCGATATGAGTTGAAAGGATGGGCAGGATGGATTTTAAGTTTGATATTATTTGGGATTATGCGCCTCTCTTCTGGAAAGGGACGCTGTACACAATCCTTATCTCCATTTCAGGCGTCGCGCTAGGCTCGATATTGGGTCTGTTCGTCGGCTTTGGCAAAATGTCGCGCCGCTGGTATCTGCGCTGGCCGATGCAGTCTTACATTAACTTCTTCCGCGGAACACCGCTGCTTGTGCAAATCTACATCGTGCACTTCGGCCTGATGCCGCTGCTGCTTGGGAAGACGAATTCGATCGCTGCGGCGATTACCGCTCTGACCTTGAATGCGGCAGCCTACACGGCTGAGATTTACCGCGCCGGCATTCAGTCGATTGATAAAGGTCAGGCAGAAGCGGCTCACTCGCTAGGGATGACGCACTTCCAAACGATGCGCTTTATCATCCTGCCGCAAGCCATTAGACGGATGATTCCGGCATTCGGCAACGAATTTATCGTGCTTGTGAAGGACTCTTCCTTGACCGCGCTTATTACAGCACCAGAGATCATGTACTGGGCCGGCGTTATGAAAGGCCAGTATATTCGGATTTGGGAGCCGTATTTGACGGCAGCTTTCATTTATTTCATCCTTACTTATTCCTTAAGCAAGCTGCTTAATTGGATAGAAAGGAAGGCTAATCGCCAATGAGCTCGATTATTGAAATTAAAGGCTTGTCCAAAGCGTTTGGCAGCAATGTTGTACTAAAAAATATCGACGTGACCGTTAGCAGCCAGGAGGTTGTCGTCGTCATCGGTCCGTCCGGATCGGGTAAATCGACGTTCTTGCGCTGCATTAACTTGCTCGAAACGCCGACAGGCGGAGAGATCATTATCCAGGGCCAGTCGCTGATGGATAAGAAGACGAGCATTACGGGCGTCCGTGCCGACGTCGGGATGGTGTTCCAGCAGTTCAATCTGTTCCCTCACTTGACCGTGCTCGACAACATCATGCTGGCGCCGATTCAAATCCGCAAGCTGCCAGCAGCGAAGGCACGCGAGAAAGCGTTGGAGCTCCTAAAGAAGGTCGGTCTATCCGAAAAAGCAAGCATGTATCCGCCGTCTCTCTCCGGCGGACAGCAGCAGCGTGTCGCGATTGCTCGCGCCCTTGCGATGGAGCCGAAGATTATGCTGTTCGACGAACCGACATCGGCGCTTGACCCGGAGATGGTCGGCGAAGTGCTCGCGGTTATGAAGCAGCTGGCGAAGGAAGGCATGACGATGGTTGTCGTCACGCACGAAATGGGCTTTGCCCGCGAGGTTGGCGACCGCGTGATCTTCATGGAGTCGGGCTATATCGTAGAGCAAGGCGCGCCGGCGCAAATTTTCGAGAATCCGCAGCAGGAACGCACGAAGTCGTTCTTGTCGAAGGTGTTGTAAAGCGTTGAAAGCCTCAATCCGAGAGTGGATTGAGGCTTTTTTTTCGAGCATGGTCGGCTGGGTTGCGCGCTAACGGAACTTAGCGATGTGATTACGGGTCAATGGGCAGTATTCACCGAGAAATCGACGCACAGTTATTGTTAATTGGGACAGTCTACGGCAGCTGGACCGCAGGACGAAGAAGGGGAAGAGCAGCAGAATGGAGAAAGAGAAGGAGCGGCTTGCTATGGAGAATGGCTAATTTCGCTTCCGATAAAGGAGTATCTGCGCATGCATATTACCTTCAGTGATTTATGGACGTACTCCATTCCTGAAATGATTCGAAGACATGATAAAAGGATTCATCCTCGAATGGAGATTCTGCACATTTCCGAGCTCCGGATGACGGATACGACTCCCCTTCGGGGAAGATTCCAGATTCATATCAATGAGCGGCAGCTGCGGATGGCTGGCTCCTCCTCGGATGATATGATGATCGATAATTGGCTGTATTTCTTAAGGAGACTCTTCGCAAGCTTGGAGGCAGGGGATAAATTTCATCGACTGTGTACAGGGGAACAAGGCGGAGCGATTTATCACTTTGAGCGAGAAGGAGAGCTGCTGTACCTTTCTGTTTTTTATTCAAGCGAAGATAGCTCGATAGAGCCGGGTGAAGAGATGGAAGGCTGGCAGCGCGTGGCAATGACATACGAGTCGTTCCAGCGAGGGTTTCTGGATTTCGAACTACGGCTGTTCCATGTGCTCAAGAAGTACGCGCCGGAAGGGTACAGACTTTATTACAAAGAAGACCCGCCAATACTTAAGGGGCTGAGCCTTGAAGATGAGGATAACGAAGTGGAGACTGCTGCGATAATGTCAGTCGATAGGATAAGTGCCTTTAATGAGGAACAAGCCCAGATAAGAAACACGTTAAGAAAAATGAGATTGTTAAGCACAGACCATCCCTTATTGTACGAATGGGAGGAGATCGCAGCGAGAATGGTCGAGGCTGATCCAGGAGAATACAAGCTGAGTGGAGCAGAGGAAGAATTGCTAAGTCGAAGCTATATGTCATGTCTCTACCATGAAGTGTACATGGAGCCCTATCCCCCGGACTACTCGATAGAGTACGCCTTCCTTGAACTAGCCGCACTGGAGCGGATGAATTATTTGGACCCTAACGGCTGCGAACAAAGGAATACCTTGCTGGTTTCCTATGATGAAATATTGATCCAGCTCCAACAGCGGATGATGGAGCTGGATTGCTACGCCAGGGAGATCGACGATAAGCATTTGCTTCACCGCTGTCAGCCGGTCATGTTCCACACGATGCGGCTGGTTTGCGAGGGAATGAATTACAATTTGGCTTCTGGCTTCTATGGTGAGAAAGCATAACGTTGTGAGCGCAAAATAAAAGGGACATACGAGCAACCGAAGTTGCCCGTATGTCCCTTTTTCATCAATTAGAACGCCCAGTTGCCGTCGCGGAACACAGGCTCGTATGTACCGTCTTCGCGTTCGCCATCAATGTTCAGCTCAGCGGAGCCGATCATGAAGTCTACGTGCACAAGGCTGTTGTTGAGACCAGCCGCCATTTGCTCTTCTTCGTTCATCGCTTTGCCGCCTTCGATGCAGAACGCATATGCTTTGCCGATTGCAAGGTGACACGAAGCGTTCTCGTCGAACAGCGTGTTGTAGAAGATGAGGTTCGTATCCGAGATTGGGGAACGGTGCGGCACGAGCGCCACCTCGCCCAAGTGTGCTGCGCCTTCGTCCGTATCGACGAGGTTTTTCAGCACTTCAAGTCCTTCCTCCGCTTGAACATCAATGACTTTACCGTCTTTGAACGTGAGGGAGAAGTCCTTAATCAGGTTACCGCCGTAGCTGAGCGGCTTCGTGCTTGCGACTGTACCGTTCACGCCGCCTTTAAGCGGAGCTGTGAACACTTCTTCTGTCGGCATATTCGCCACGAAGATATCGCCTTTCGCATTCTCGCTGCCTGCGCTGATCCAGATATGGCCCGGCGCCAGCTCGATCGTAAGATCTGTGCCTGGACCTGTATAGCGAAGCTTGCGGAATTTCTTCTCGTTCAGATGCGAAGCCTTCGTATCCAGTACCTCGATATGCTGCTTCCATGCAGCAACTGGGTCCTCTTCGTTCATGCGAGTAGCCGCGAAGATCGCATCCCACATCGTGTCCTCACGCTTCTCCGGCGCGACATCCGGGAATACTTTCTCGCTCCACTCCGGTGAAGGAACGGCAACGATCGACCAGCTTACTTTGTCGGACATCGTGTAGCTTCTCCACGTTTTTAGCGCCATGCCGGCTGCCTTGTTCGCATTCGCGATACGCTCCGGCTTAATGCCTTTAAGCAAATCCGGGTTAGGGGCAATGATGCTGAGGAATGCCGCATTGTCAGCAGCCATGTCTTCCCAGCCTTTAGCGCGCCACATTGGATATTCTGTAAAAGTCTCATCGGGTGCAAGCTCATACTTCGTGCGAGTGACTGCATCGTCGTTCCACTCTACGTGTACGTTCTTCGCGCCGATCTCGTAAGCTTTCTTCACGACAAGGCG
This window harbors:
- a CDS encoding amino acid ABC transporter ATP-binding protein, which gives rise to MIEIKGLSKAFGSNVVLKNIDVTVSSQEVVVVIGPSGSGKSTFLRCINLLETPTGGEIIIQGQSLMDKKTSITGVRADVGMVFQQFNLFPHLTVLDNIMLAPIQIRKLPAAKAREKALELLKKVGLSEKASMYPPSLSGGQQQRVAIARALAMEPKIMLFDEPTSALDPEMVGEVLAVMKQLAKEGMTMVVVTHEMGFAREVGDRVIFMESGYIVEQGAPAQIFENPQQERTKSFLSKVL
- a CDS encoding basic amino acid ABC transporter substrate-binding protein, which translates into the protein MKKWLASAIITLMAVVIVTGCGAKNNDNTGSEASGNNSSNAGDTKTYKFATDASYAPMEFMDKDELKGFDIEFLDAVMKQAGLKYEVANTGWDAMLESVKQGTEYQGGVSSVSITDDRKQTYDYSMPYFESRNVIMVKEGSEIKSATDLKGKKVAVQTGTTADILMTKIMGNGNTDLKKFDSNAVALMELDQGGADAVVADIAIVKYYIQTNPNKKYVSIEDTTNFAPEYYGLLFPKGSDLAAKVDPAIKAIIDNGTYTELYKKWFGEEPNTDHLLNAK
- a CDS encoding aminopeptidase, whose amino-acid sequence is MATFEEKLERYAALAVQVGVNVQPGQTLVISTSLASAPFVRLVVKKAYEIGAKNVHVEWNDDAVTRTKYELAPDETFTEYPMWRAKGWEDMAADNAAFLSIIAPNPDLLKGIKPERIANANKAAGMALKTWRSYTMSDKVSWSIVAVPSPEWSEKVFPDVAPEKREDTMWDAIFAATRMNEEDPVAAWKQHIEVLDTKASHLNEKKFRKLRYTGPGTDLTIELAPGHIWISAGSENAKGDIFVANMPTEEVFTAPLKGGVNGTVASTKPLSYGGNLIKDFSLTFKDGKVIDVQAEEGLEVLKNLVDTDEGAAHLGEVALVPHRSPISDTNLIFYNTLFDENASCHLAIGKAYAFCIEGGKAMNEEEQMAAGLNNSLVHVDFMIGSAELNIDGEREDGTYEPVFRDGNWAF
- a CDS encoding amino acid ABC transporter permease encodes the protein MDFKFDIIWDYAPLFWKGTLYTILISISGVALGSILGLFVGFGKMSRRWYLRWPMQSYINFFRGTPLLVQIYIVHFGLMPLLLGKTNSIAAAITALTLNAAAYTAEIYRAGIQSIDKGQAEAAHSLGMTHFQTMRFIILPQAIRRMIPAFGNEFIVLVKDSSLTALITAPEIMYWAGVMKGQYIRIWEPYLTAAFIYFILTYSLSKLLNWIERKANRQ
- a CDS encoding histidine kinase — translated: MAGYRRKTPEELLLSISKIHRGRLKVYIGAVSGSGKTYHMLREGQSLKQQGIEVAVCAVSTMRRPETVEQLADLERIPSIHWYKGVEEKKDLNLDVILERNPEVLLVDGLAHDNRPDAKFKTRLEDITFLLSHGISVITTVNVYELNGVTEVAQKLTGIEAECTVSAEALELADEVRLIDVSPETILNRLNDGLCNIKDPGVLKRGNLGKLRELSLRLMAEGVNESLEKYREEQGFIGPSGAAERILVAAQYHWNGSIYIRRGQQIAKRLGGDLQVVVFNDSSQEPTKEREAFKRSILKLTEKVDAGFREISVGNRRQVPPALIKYAMLINATRIVMGHSKQTRAQEFRQGSIAASVLKQVRNIDLFFMADRAEHEGERVLPAKRSVPQQVSQSEPYRRLSAQEVEKKIERIRRGTFKVYIGAAPGAGKSYMMLREGNDLLRKEIDVVIGLMEAHDRTETLQQAGKLEIVPRKVIDAEKGITEMDVEAIIARNPEVVLIDELPHTNAPGSRNAKRYEDVEQILEAGISVIATFNVQHLESLKDSVEQITGTTIAETVPDSILRLADEVELIDVTPITLQQRMRDGLIYKKDDVEQAMTGLFKTGNLIALRELALREIADDVDERLESWERNGSLRGPWRRQESIFIAVTIGETAERLIRRGFRIAHRLKAAWHVHYVQASDERGPAIDKRIEVLQELTARLGGTFEVEQAASKNAIPHALLAKANELKSTQIVLGQSRRSIWSKLMHRPVVETVLREGRHMDVLVVADFNPNIALGEE
- a CDS encoding DUF445 domain-containing protein, coding for MANESKKNKQIANISLGIMAAGFAATIPFKDGALGLLHVGFEAGVIGGLADWFAVTALFRHPLGIPIPHTALLPRNRKKMSDGIVRVLEDRLLAKESMIEKLNQLDLAAQLLPPIRHALHSAVHSERLPQLLESALRSIPADKVVPLLSGEIRSAAARIDLEALLRSFLHRAAENGTDERLLDLLLERVEVWAGTEGMRRELGNSAMQLVKGLNLGGLMQFAVNAFIGYLDEDRLGTMLQTFILNKIHELKVPDTQRRIAIMQHLHSGLEALITRLAETGQLDQLRDELLNAFDLEGELTRLFESLREKGVAFVHDESFAERVWPLLSQLADRFEANHELVADAESWLKGQIVQLIERNHTRIGSFVQENLDRLDNDQLVELIEDKVGQDLQWIRVNGAVCGFLIGLVLKSIELAVGVF